The region GCTACGGGCATAGACGCTCGCCGGGGTCGCGTGGGTGATGCGCGCGGTGCTGACGATGCCGAGCGCGAGGCCGCGCTTCTTCGCTTCCTCGCCCATCAGCGGGAGGTGGTGCTGCTGGCCCGCTACGCAGTCGCCGCGCGGCGCGTCGGGCCCGATGCCGAGCATGCCGATGCGCGTTTTCTGTCCGGAATTCATCGCGGTCGCGGTCCCCGCACTGTCGGGCACCTGCGCATCGGTATTGTAGGTCTTCACCAGCGCCACGTTCTCGAAATTCTCGAACGGCAGGACATATTCCTCGCCGCTCTGGCCGAGCTTCTGGCCGGCATAGATGCGCGCGGCGGTCACGGTCGAAACGCCCATGCCGTCGCCGATGAAAAGGATCACGTTCTTCGCTTTCGGCTTTTCCGCCTCGGCGGCGGCGGCGTCGCCGTTCCCGTTGTAATTGATCGTCGTGGTGGTGCAGGCACCGAGCGTAAGCGCGGCTCCGGCAAGCAGGACGAGGGAGCGGGTGAAGCGCGGCATCTGTGATCTCCTGGTCATGTGTGTGCGCCTCTCTATTGCGGAACGCGCCGCAGCGAAAGTGCCAGCGTCTTGCTGGCGCGGGCATCGCCACCTAAAGCACCGCCCATGGTTTCTATCACCACCTGGAATATCAACTCCGTCCGCCTGCGCATGCCGATCGTCGAGCGCTTCCTCAAAGAGCACTCGCCCGACGTGCTGAGCCTGCAGGAAATCAAGTGCCAGGAGCACCAGTTTCCCTACGAGGCTTTCAGGGAGCTGGGCTACGAGCATGTCGCGGTGCACGGGCAGAAGGGCTATCACGGCGTCGCCACGGTCAGCCGCATCCCGCTCAAGGAATTCTCGCGCCACGACTGGCAGGACAACGGCGAGGCGCGCCATGTCGGTGTCGAGCTGCTCGGCCCGGGCAAGGGCATGATCCTCGAGAATGTCTATGTCCCGGCGGGCGGCGACGAACCTAACCGCGAGATCAATCCCAAGTTCGGCCAGAAGCTCGACTTCCTCGAGCGGATGACCCGCTGGGCGGATGCGATCGACCGTCCGACGCTGATCGTGGGCGATTTCAACATCGCGCCGCTCGAAAGCGACGTGTGGAACCACAAGCAGCTGCTCAAGGTCGTCAGCCACACGCCGGTCGAGGTCGAGACGTTGCAGCGCTTCAAGGATGCGCATGGCTGGACCGACATCGGGCGCGAGCACATCCTCGATCCGGAACGCTACTACAGTTGGTGGAGCTACCGCGCGAAGGACTGGCGCAAGGGCGACCGCGGGCGCAGGCTCGATCACATGTGGGCCAGCCCCGATCTCGCGAAACAGGCCGTGCGACATCACGTGTTCGAGGATGCACGCGACTGGGAAAAGCCGTCCGACCACATCCCGCTGACGACGGAGTTCGATCTCTGAGCGAGGCCGCCGCCTCCCCCTCGCGCCGGGTTGCCCGCGCGATCGACGCGCTGCGCCACGGCTGGCCGATCGCGCTCGAAGGCGGGCCGGTGCTGCTGCCGGTCGAGACCTCCATCGCGCGCGGGGCGAAGGCGGACCGGATGCTCATCTCGGCAGCGCGTGCTGCAACGCTCAAGCTGCTCAACCAGCGCGAATCGGCCGAGCCGCATGCGCCTGCGCTAATCCGCGCGGCAGAACCCTTCGACCTCTACACCGCCCTGCCGATTGCCGATCCGGCGCTCGACCTGACGAACCCGCTCAAGGGTCCGTTCAAGGCGGAAGGCATCGCGTGGCAGGCGCAGGCCGAAACCGCGATGGAACTGGCCCGGCTCGCCGGCATCCTGCCAGCCTTCCTGGTCGAGGCGAGCGAAGCGGGCGAGGCGGAAAGCGTATCGAGCGCCGATCTCGCGGCGTGGTCCGACACTTCGAGCCTGCAGATCGCGACCCGCGCGCGCCTGCCGGTTTCGGCGAGCGAGGATACGCAGATCGTCGCCTTCCGCAGCGCCGACGACATGCGCGAACACGTCGCGCTGGTCATCGGCAAGCAATCCTCCGACAGCGTGCCGCTCGTCCGGCTGCATTCCGAATGCCTGACCGGCGACATCTTCTCCTCGCTCAAATGCGATTGCGGGCCGCAGCTCGATGCGGCGCTGCGCGAGATGGCGAAGGAAGCGGAGACGGGCGGATGGGGCGTATTGCTCTACCTGCGGCAGGAAGGGCGCGGCATCGGCCTGGTCAACAAGCTGCGCGCCTATCGCCTGCAGGACCAGGGATACGACACGGTCGATGCCAACCAGCGCCTCGGCCTGCCCGACGAAGCGCGCGACTTCCCGGTCGCCGCCCGCATGCTCCAGCTGCTCGGCGTGCGTTCGATCCGGCTGATGACGAACAATCCGGCCAAGGTCGACGCGCTTACCGCGGCCGGGGTCGAGGTGGCCGAGCGCGTGCCGCACCAGCTGCCCGACAACCCGCACAACGCCCGCTACCTCGCGACCAAGCGCGACCGGTCGGGCCACATCCTCAAGTGAGCGCGATCACCATCCGGCCCGAGGGCGCGCGCGACCAGTCGGCAATCTACTCGCTGACGAAAGACGCCTTCGCCGACATGCCCTTCAGCGACGGGGACGAGCAGGACCTCGTCGACCGGCTGCGCGCCGATGGTGACCTTGCCCTGTCGCTCGTCGCCGAGGATGCCGAGCGGGTGGTCGGACACATCGCCTTCTCGCGCGTCGCCATCTCCGACGGCAGTGCGGACTGGTACGGTCTCGGCCCCGTATCGGTGCTGCCCGAATGCCAGCGGCAGGGCATAGGCAGCCGGCTGATCCAGCGCGGTATCGCCGACCTGCGCGAACGCGGCGCGCGCGGCATCGTGCTGCTGGGCGACCCGGCCTATTATTCGCGCTTCGGCTTCGGGCACGATCCGGCGCTGACCTATCCCGGCCCTCCGCCGCAGTATTTCCAGCGACTGGTAATCGACGGCTCGCCGCCCAAGGGAGTGGTTTCATACCCTCCCGCTTTCGGTTAGGCTCGACGCAGGACCCGAGGGGAGCTTGATGAAACAGATTTTCCTGGCCGTCGCGGCGCTGCTGCTGATGGCCAACAGCCCGGACGAAATCGATGCGCTGATCGCGCAGGAATCCTACGACGAAGCCTTCGCCATGGCGCAGGAAGGCGCCAAGTCGGGCGATCCGCTGATGGCGACCTACCTCGCTTGGATGTACGACAAGGGTCACGGAACCGAGCAGGACCTCGCCAAGGCGGCCGAGATCTATCGCGAGGCCGCGGACGGCGGAAACAACTTCGCGCGCTGGCGGCTCGGCGTGATGATCGACATGGGCGAGGCGGAAGGCACGCTCGAGGAAGCGTTCGAACTGTTCCGTGCAGGCGCGCAGGAGGACTACCTCAATGCCATTTCGAGCCTTGCGGTGATGCATGCGACGGGCCGCGGTACGCCGCAGAACTACGGCGCTGCGATGGACAGCTACAAGCATGCCGCACGGCTTGGCGACGCCCACGGGTTCCAGGGCGTCGGCGTGCTCTACGTCAATGGCGAAGGGGTCGAGGCGGACACGGTCGAGGCGATGGCCTGGTGGCTGGTCGCCCTGTCGCTCGGCAACGATACGGCCTCGGCGAACTACCAGCGCGTGTCGCCCACGCTCGAGGATTCAGAGGTGCACGCGATCTACAAGCGCGCCAATGCGATCGCGGAAGAATACGGGCTGGAGCAGCGCTTCACCCCGTGGGACGAGTAGGCCCGCCTAGCGCCGCTCGAAGGGCTTGAGCCCGACGCCGAGGGCATTTTCGCCCAGCCGGATTTGCGCCCCGCTCCAGTCGGCGACGAACACCGTGTCGCGCCGGATGTCGGGCGCAATGCGTGCATCGTTTCCGGCGATCAGCAGTCCGTCCGAGCTATGCAGGCGTTGCTCCGCACCGACGGCGATGAAGGCCGAGTAGTTCTCCTTGCTGCGACCCTGCACGAACCAGTTGTTGCTGATCTGGCCTGTCGCGCCGGCGGGCAGGTCGATCATGTAATTGGTGCTGCGACCCGAGGAATCGTCGAAACTGCTGGAAGCGATCTCGACCTTCGCGGCGCGCGCCTTGAGGTAGTGGCCGCCGGTGCCACGCTCGAACCGGCTGCGGGTCACGCGAAGGTGGCCATAGTCGCCGATGTAGATCGAGTGCGCGCAGCCCCCGCCACCCTCGCAAGTGCCGAGGCCGGAGAAGGTCGACTTGTCGATGACGATGCGCGCTGTCGGATCGTTTGCCGTTAGGATGCCCTGCTGGCTGTCGGTGAACCAGCTCTGCGAAACGGTAAGATTGCCTTTTTCGAGGCGGATGCCCGCGCCGTTGAAATCGGGCACGGCCATGCGGCGAAAGACGATGCCAGACACGCTGGCGCTATCGCCGCGCAGGACGAGCGCCGCCTTGCCTTCGCAGGTCACGCCATCGAAGATCGCGGTGCCCGGCTCGCTTGCAAGATAGGCGACATTGCCCGCCGCCTGCACCGCGCATTCGCGGTAGGTACCCGGCGCGATCGCGACGGTCCCGCCGCCGCGCCCGATGGCGTTCACCGCGTCCTGCAGCTTGGCATAGCTGCGGCCGGTCTCGACGACTGTGAAAGGCTTACCCGTCTGCGCAAGGAGCGCGCCTGCCGGGATCGCGGCAACCGCGAGCGCGCCGAGGAGTGCGATCCAGCGCAGAGAGGGGCGCTCGGGCGTAATGCGGGCAGAATAGTCCATGCAACCCGCGCTACGCGCAAAGGGTTAAGGAGCCGCTAACCCTGTTTTCCCGCGTTTCACGGGCGCCAGCGCCACCCGCCGCGCGTCCGCTTCTTCACGACGATCAGGAACAGGATCGTGACGATGGCGATGCCCGTGAACCCGATGATCATGTTGGCGAGGTGTCCGGTCTCCGCCAGCAGGCCGAAACCGAGCATGAGCACGAAATAGCCCGCCATCAGCGCCCAGCCCTGCCAGGCGATCGGGAGGCCTGCGCCGTAGCCGAGCTTCTTCGCCGCGAACCAGTCGCCGGGTTCGAAGAACTTGTGCAGCATCGGCCTATTCCTCTTTCGGTGGACGCCCGCGGCGGGGCGGCCTGGCTTGCGGAAGCTTTATCCCGCGAGCATCCAGGGCTTCGCGGAGCAGGATCTCGATCTCGGCATTCGCGCTGCGCAGTTCTGCCGCAGCCAGCCGCTCGACCGCCGCATGGACTGCGGGGTCGAGACGGAGGGCAAAGGCTTTCTTGGTCGGTGAGGCCATCGGCCTGCTCCCGTTCTCGCGCTTACTGGTAGAGCGTGCCGGCGTTGACGACCGGGTGCGCTTCGCGCTCGCCGCACAGGACGACCATCAGGTTCGAGACCATCGCCGCCTTGCGCTCGTCGTCGAGGTGGACGACGTCGTCCGCGCTCAGCTTCTGCAACGCATCCTCGACCATGCCGACCGCGCCGAGCACGATCTTGGCGCGCGCTGCAATGACCGCGTCGGCCTGCTGGCGCTTGAGCATCGCGCTGGCGATTTCCGGCGCATAGGCGAGATGGGTGAGGCCCGCCTCGTCGACCACGATACCGGCGACTTTCAGGCGATCGTTCAGCTCTTCCAGCAGCTCGCGGTTGATATGGTCGCCGCCGCCGCGCAGTGTCACCGCTTCGCCTTCGAAGTCGTCATAGGGGTGGCGCGAACCCACCGTGCGAAGCCCGGCTTCGATCTGGATGTTCACGAACTCCTTGTAATCGTCGACGTCGAACGCGGCCTGCGCGGTATCGGCGACACGCCACACGACGTTGCAGGCGATCTCGATCGGGTTGCCCCGCACATCGTTGATCTTGACCCGCTCGGAATGGATGTTGTGGGCGCGCGCGCTGATCTTCTGGCGCATCATCCAAGGCCATACCCAGCGAAGCCCCTCGCGCC is a window of Erythrobacter sp. HKB08 DNA encoding:
- a CDS encoding exodeoxyribonuclease III, coding for MVSITTWNINSVRLRMPIVERFLKEHSPDVLSLQEIKCQEHQFPYEAFRELGYEHVAVHGQKGYHGVATVSRIPLKEFSRHDWQDNGEARHVGVELLGPGKGMILENVYVPAGGDEPNREINPKFGQKLDFLERMTRWADAIDRPTLIVGDFNIAPLESDVWNHKQLLKVVSHTPVEVETLQRFKDAHGWTDIGREHILDPERYYSWWSYRAKDWRKGDRGRRLDHMWASPDLAKQAVRHHVFEDARDWEKPSDHIPLTTEFDL
- the ribA gene encoding GTP cyclohydrolase II — encoded protein: MGKAVRPHPADDGVRSLSEAAASPSRRVARAIDALRHGWPIALEGGPVLLPVETSIARGAKADRMLISAARAATLKLLNQRESAEPHAPALIRAAEPFDLYTALPIADPALDLTNPLKGPFKAEGIAWQAQAETAMELARLAGILPAFLVEASEAGEAESVSSADLAAWSDTSSLQIATRARLPVSASEDTQIVAFRSADDMREHVALVIGKQSSDSVPLVRLHSECLTGDIFSSLKCDCGPQLDAALREMAKEAETGGWGVLLYLRQEGRGIGLVNKLRAYRLQDQGYDTVDANQRLGLPDEARDFPVAARMLQLLGVRSIRLMTNNPAKVDALTAAGVEVAERVPHQLPDNPHNARYLATKRDRSGHILK
- a CDS encoding SPFH domain-containing protein; amino-acid sequence: MSDTVRAMNTSREGEASSFNGYIMLLVLLAVAVLAFWFISGGVPGPEKSDKLMFAGSLVGSILVVLLIAGGFFMIQPNQAAVITLFGEYRGTERREGLRWVWPWMMRQKISARAHNIHSERVKINDVRGNPIEIACNVVWRVADTAQAAFDVDDYKEFVNIQIEAGLRTVGSRHPYDDFEGEAVTLRGGGDHINRELLEELNDRLKVAGIVVDEAGLTHLAYAPEIASAMLKRQQADAVIAARAKIVLGAVGMVEDALQKLSADDVVHLDDERKAAMVSNLMVVLCGEREAHPVVNAGTLYQ
- a CDS encoding toxin-antitoxin system HicB family antitoxin; its protein translation is MASPTKKAFALRLDPAVHAAVERLAAAELRSANAEIEILLREALDARGIKLPQARPPRRGRPPKEE
- a CDS encoding right-handed parallel beta-helix repeat-containing protein, which codes for MDYSARITPERPSLRWIALLGALAVAAIPAGALLAQTGKPFTVVETGRSYAKLQDAVNAIGRGGGTVAIAPGTYRECAVQAAGNVAYLASEPGTAIFDGVTCEGKAALVLRGDSASVSGIVFRRMAVPDFNGAGIRLEKGNLTVSQSWFTDSQQGILTANDPTARIVIDKSTFSGLGTCEGGGGCAHSIYIGDYGHLRVTRSRFERGTGGHYLKARAAKVEIASSSFDDSSGRSTNYMIDLPAGATGQISNNWFVQGRSKENYSAFIAVGAEQRLHSSDGLLIAGNDARIAPDIRRDTVFVADWSGAQIRLGENALGVGLKPFERR
- a CDS encoding tetratricopeptide repeat protein; this translates as MKQIFLAVAALLLMANSPDEIDALIAQESYDEAFAMAQEGAKSGDPLMATYLAWMYDKGHGTEQDLAKAAEIYREAADGGNNFARWRLGVMIDMGEAEGTLEEAFELFRAGAQEDYLNAISSLAVMHATGRGTPQNYGAAMDSYKHAARLGDAHGFQGVGVLYVNGEGVEADTVEAMAWWLVALSLGNDTASANYQRVSPTLEDSEVHAIYKRANAIAEEYGLEQRFTPWDE
- a CDS encoding GNAT family N-acetyltransferase; this encodes MSAITIRPEGARDQSAIYSLTKDAFADMPFSDGDEQDLVDRLRADGDLALSLVAEDAERVVGHIAFSRVAISDGSADWYGLGPVSVLPECQRQGIGSRLIQRGIADLRERGARGIVLLGDPAYYSRFGFGHDPALTYPGPPPQYFQRLVIDGSPPKGVVSYPPAFG